Proteins from a genomic interval of Moorena sp. SIOASIH:
- a CDS encoding transposase → MAPNHSYTTKLKLNNRQKTLMAKHAGFSRWVYNWGLAMWKDAYNQGLKPNTKTLKRLFTNHVKPEYPWMRELSSKVYQYAFINLGEAFKRFFKGLGKYPRFKCKGRNDRFTIDNSGRPIRLGGLIHNLPFLKRVRTFEALPDCLTKKVTIYKKAGEWYISFSIEKTFEPTLKERERVGVDFGIKTLAVLSSGVEFEGLKPYRNAERKLARVQRKLSKKLRGSQNYSKAKLQVQKLHRRVADIRKDYLHKMTTYIAKNHSVVVIEDLNVSGMMANHKLAKVIGDLGLYEARRQLQYKCERYGAKLVVADRFFPSSQLCSSCGNKQPMPLSERIYECGCCGNKIDRVGHASVNLERYNEYGSTRKPAEG, encoded by the coding sequence ATGGCTCCCAATCACTCTTACACGACAAAACTAAAGCTTAACAACCGTCAAAAAACGTTGATGGCCAAACACGCTGGTTTTAGTCGGTGGGTGTACAACTGGGGTTTAGCCATGTGGAAAGATGCCTACAATCAAGGTTTAAAGCCTAACACTAAAACCCTAAAGCGATTATTTACCAACCATGTCAAACCTGAGTATCCCTGGATGAGGGAATTATCCTCAAAGGTTTACCAATATGCCTTCATCAATTTAGGGGAAGCATTCAAAAGGTTTTTCAAAGGATTGGGTAAGTACCCTAGATTCAAATGCAAGGGTAGAAATGATCGATTTACTATCGATAATTCAGGTAGACCCATTCGATTAGGTGGACTAATTCATAACTTACCCTTCCTGAAGCGGGTTAGAACGTTTGAAGCCCTACCAGATTGTCTAACTAAAAAAGTCACAATCTACAAAAAAGCTGGGGAGTGGTATATTAGCTTCTCCATTGAAAAGACCTTTGAACCAACACTTAAAGAACGAGAACGAGTTGGTGTTGATTTTGGGATAAAAACCCTAGCTGTATTAAGCTCTGGTGTTGAGTTTGAAGGACTTAAGCCTTACCGCAACGCTGAACGGAAATTAGCTAGAGTTCAACGGAAATTATCTAAAAAATTAAGAGGCTCTCAGAATTACTCAAAAGCCAAGCTTCAAGTACAGAAACTTCACCGTCGAGTTGCTGATATCCGAAAAGATTATCTTCACAAGATGACCACTTATATTGCTAAAAACCACAGCGTAGTTGTCATAGAAGATTTAAACGTTTCTGGGATGATGGCTAATCATAAATTAGCCAAAGTTATCGGTGATTTAGGACTGTATGAAGCCAGGCGGCAACTTCAGTATAAGTGTGAACGCTACGGTGCCAAGTTAGTAGTAGCTGACAGGTTCTTTCCATCTAGTCAATTATGTTCATCATGCGGAAATAAACAGCCAATGCCTTTATCTGAAAGGATTTATGAGTGTGGTTGCTGTGGAAATAAGATTGATCGCGTAGGACATGCCTCAGTGAACCTAGAACGCTATAACGAGTACGGCTCGACTCGTAAGCCTGCTGAGGGTTAA
- a CDS encoding CHAT domain-containing protein, producing the protein MLTIKLYLKITLSTLGLLGLWGIVIPTPVQAVVEQFSFPDQGFVERKKIAQKAFGHASRTVYDPLATGRNYYKAGQFAEAAAAWSEAVENYGMKGDNLKQVLSLSYLSLAYQELSQWDVAEQKITESLKLLQSAPEADALIWAKVLNTQGKLLLYTGQAQTALETWEKAQEFYQQAGYEMGALGSKINQAQALQSLGFYRRSKGLLEDINQQLAAKPDSVLKASGLRSLGLALQMVGDFAASQEVLGSSLAIAKRLDAAPEISAILLSLGNTAAYAGDTDAALSYFQQGEQTALNPLDRLQARLNLLRLSIKLEQWQEVNTLVGQIQGQLRELPATRASIYGTVNLAANLDKIEPEQQPLNSQELNQLLVQAVKSAKVLKDRQAEAYALREWGKLYAQQGQLSEAIRLTKQSLRIAQSIDSTDIIYQAAWQLGKLFKQQQQPDHAVAAYTEAVNALKSLRGDLVAINPDLQFSFRESVEPVYREFVALLLEGTPTQADLAQARELIESLQLAELDNYFHEACLDTQTAKIDEIDPNATVIYPIILPDRLAVIVSAPGKSLDYYATSIPAAEVENTLRTLLSYFHPVFTPQQRLPLLKQVYDWLIRPAEANQTLANSKTLVFVLDGKFRRIPMAALHDGEQYLVEKYNLSLSIGLQLLEPQPLGQQQWSMVTAGLSEARQGFRPLPSVKDEIEQITRKFSGSVLVNQEFTRSNFAREMNTKRNVVHLATHGQFSSNAEDTFLLTWEGRINVKELDQVLRSRAFVGEGGIDLLVLSACQTAIGDDRAVLGLAGFAVRSGARSTIGSLWSVRDESTAIFMTKFYDYLQQPGITKAEALRKTQLDLMVDPNFNEPVFWAPFVLVGHWL; encoded by the coding sequence ATGCTGACTATAAAATTGTACTTAAAAATTACTTTATCAACCTTAGGATTACTTGGTTTATGGGGAATAGTTATCCCGACACCAGTACAGGCTGTTGTTGAGCAATTCTCTTTCCCAGATCAAGGATTTGTTGAGAGAAAAAAAATTGCACAAAAGGCCTTTGGCCACGCTTCGCGAACGGTTTATGACCCCTTAGCAACGGGAAGAAACTATTACAAGGCAGGACAGTTTGCTGAAGCGGCAGCAGCATGGAGTGAAGCGGTTGAAAATTATGGAATGAAAGGGGATAATCTCAAACAAGTCCTAAGTTTGAGTTATTTGTCTTTGGCTTATCAAGAACTAAGTCAATGGGATGTGGCTGAGCAAAAAATTACTGAAAGCCTCAAGCTCTTGCAATCTGCTCCTGAAGCTGACGCTCTGATTTGGGCAAAAGTCCTTAACACTCAGGGGAAATTACTGCTCTATACTGGACAAGCTCAAACTGCTTTAGAGACTTGGGAAAAAGCCCAAGAGTTTTACCAGCAAGCAGGTTATGAGATGGGGGCATTAGGGAGTAAAATTAATCAAGCCCAAGCCCTGCAAAGTTTAGGGTTCTATCGCCGCTCGAAAGGTCTGTTGGAAGACATAAACCAGCAACTAGCTGCCAAACCGGATTCGGTACTGAAAGCGAGTGGACTCAGGAGTTTAGGATTGGCGTTACAAATGGTTGGGGATTTTGCTGCTAGTCAGGAGGTGCTAGGGTCAAGTTTAGCGATCGCTAAACGTCTAGATGCTGCTCCTGAAATTAGTGCTATCTTGCTCAGTCTGGGAAATACTGCTGCTTATGCCGGGGATACTGACGCTGCACTAAGCTATTTTCAACAAGGGGAACAAACAGCCCTTAATCCCCTAGACCGCTTGCAAGCTCGACTCAATCTACTGCGCCTCTCTATTAAATTGGAACAATGGCAAGAGGTAAATACCCTAGTAGGCCAAATTCAAGGTCAATTGAGGGAATTACCTGCTACTCGTGCCTCCATCTATGGAACGGTTAACCTGGCGGCTAATTTGGACAAAATAGAACCGGAGCAGCAACCCCTGAATTCTCAAGAATTGAATCAATTGCTAGTCCAAGCGGTCAAGTCAGCCAAAGTCTTGAAAGACCGCCAAGCTGAAGCCTATGCTCTTCGGGAGTGGGGCAAACTTTATGCTCAACAGGGTCAATTATCGGAAGCAATTCGCCTCACCAAGCAGTCTTTAAGGATTGCTCAAAGTATTGACTCTACGGATATTATCTACCAAGCCGCTTGGCAGTTAGGAAAACTATTCAAACAACAACAACAACCTGACCATGCTGTAGCAGCTTACACTGAAGCGGTCAATGCTTTAAAATCCCTAAGGGGTGATTTAGTTGCTATCAACCCAGATCTTCAGTTTTCCTTCCGAGAAAGTGTCGAGCCAGTTTACCGGGAATTTGTAGCACTGCTGCTAGAGGGTACTCCTACTCAAGCTGATTTAGCTCAAGCCCGGGAGTTGATTGAATCTCTGCAACTAGCTGAACTGGATAACTATTTTCATGAAGCTTGCTTGGATACTCAGACTGCCAAAATTGATGAAATTGATCCTAATGCAACGGTTATCTATCCGATTATTTTACCTGACCGTTTAGCCGTGATTGTTTCGGCACCAGGTAAATCCCTCGACTACTATGCTACTTCTATACCAGCAGCAGAGGTAGAGAATACTCTCAGAACATTGTTAAGCTACTTCCATCCTGTTTTCACTCCCCAGCAACGCTTACCTTTATTAAAACAGGTTTATGACTGGCTAATTAGACCCGCAGAAGCTAATCAAACCTTAGCCAATAGCAAAACCCTGGTCTTTGTGCTTGATGGCAAGTTTCGTAGAATCCCGATGGCAGCTTTACATGATGGGGAGCAATATTTAGTAGAAAAATACAATCTTTCCCTATCTATCGGTTTACAACTGCTAGAGCCACAACCCTTAGGTCAACAGCAATGGAGTATGGTTACTGCGGGCTTAAGCGAAGCTCGTCAAGGCTTTCGGCCTTTACCCAGTGTGAAAGATGAGATTGAGCAAATTACCAGAAAATTTTCAGGGTCGGTACTAGTCAATCAAGAATTCACCCGCAGCAACTTTGCCAGGGAAATGAATACTAAAAGGAATGTAGTACACTTGGCGACCCATGGTCAGTTTAGCTCCAATGCTGAGGATACGTTTCTACTAACTTGGGAGGGTCGCATCAATGTCAAAGAATTGGATCAAGTGCTACGCAGCCGAGCATTTGTGGGAGAAGGAGGGATTGATTTACTGGTTCTAAGTGCTTGTCAAACAGCAATAGGAGATGACAGAGCTGTGTTAGGTTTAGCTGGGTTTGCAGTCAGATCCGGAGCGCGATCTACTATTGGCAGTTTATGGTCAGTGCGTGATGAATCTACAGCGATTTTTATGACTAAGTTCTACGATTACTTGCAACAACCAGGGATCACAAAAGCAGAAGCACTTCGGAAAACCCAGCTAGATTTGATGGTAGACCCTAACTTTAATGAACCTGTATTTTGGGCTCCTTTTGTGTTAGTGGGTCATTGGTTATAA
- a CDS encoding GUN4 domain-containing protein: MLLPKATLNTLWVKHSDGKFGFSVQKQILDKIIAERGLPKGEYDELLDETWYEWWEKVNWFAEIFNKNKAEEGHLPLAPWNTKDNRTATFRGEDPVTPWRKSFLSDLFSRCDW, translated from the coding sequence ATGCTCCTGCCAAAAGCTACTCTTAACACGCTTTGGGTCAAACACTCAGATGGCAAGTTTGGCTTCAGTGTACAAAAGCAGATCTTGGACAAAATTATTGCTGAGCGTGGCTTACCCAAGGGAGAGTATGATGAATTATTAGATGAAACATGGTACGAGTGGTGGGAAAAAGTAAACTGGTTTGCAGAAATTTTCAACAAAAACAAAGCCGAGGAAGGTCACTTACCCTTGGCACCGTGGAACACCAAGGACAATCGTACTGCGACTTTCCGGGGAGAGGACCCAGTGACACCTTGGCGCAAGTCTTTTCTTAGTGATCTATTCTCCCGTTGCGACTGGTAA